GGTGCTGCTGCGTGGCCTGTTCGGGCACGAGCAGGAAAATGAGTAGCGACACCGGCTGACCGTCGGGCGATTCGAACGCAACCGGCTCGGCCAGGCGCACAAAGGCGGCGAGCGGCTGCTTCAGCCCCTTGATGCGGCCGTGCGGAATGGCGACGCCTTCGCCTAGCCCGGTCGAACCCAGGCGCTCGCGGGCGAAGAGGTTGTCGGTGACGATGCTGCGGGCGATGCCGTTCTGGTTCTCGAAAATTAGGCCCGCTTGCTCGAATACACGCTTCTTGCTGGTGACGGACAGTCCGAGAACCACGTTCTCGATGGGAAGAAATTTGGCTAAACGATTCATGTTGGCAGGCTGATGCGTGGCCTGATAGCTCCTCATCGTGGCTGCTGTCTGAAAGCGCTCACGGCGATGGTGTACGGAAGATGCGCTTGCGGCGTTCCCCGCGGCGTTACTGTACTGCGGACCCCGATCATAACCGGCTCATTATAGAACAGCGGAAAGCACGATGGTGCGGCGCGCCATTGCAGTCGCCGCAATCGAATGTGCAGTACAAAGCCCGGAAAATCAATGCTTTGTGCCACGCCGACATGCACTATGCAACAAAAACGCCGCCAATGGGCGGCGTTTGTCCGAAGCGGGCGTTTCTCTGGCGCTTTTCGATTCGAGGAATGCCTCGAATCGCGCCCGCCGATGCCCGGCGGGCTGCGCCGCTTCGCGCGCCTGCCGCTTAAGGCAAGGGCGCTTCCAGTCCGCGCGCTTCTTCGCGGTACTTCGCGGCTTCGTGCGCGTGCCCCTGGATCTTGTCCTTGTGGCGGATCACCTGGCGATCCAGCTTGTCGACCATCAGGTCGATGGCCGCGTACATATCAGCGTCACAACTCTCGATGAAAATGTCCTTGCCCTTCAAGTGCAGATTGATTTCCGCCTTGTTGCGCTTGTCCTTGTCCCTATGAGTGTCGACCGAGAGGACAACGTTGCCGTCCATCACCTGATCAAAATGACGGAGCACTCTGTCCAGCTTCGTGATCACAAACTCGCGCAACGCAGGCGTCAATTCGAGGTGGTGTCCACTGATCTTCAGATTCATAGTTGCTCTCCAAGCTAAGGGCCGTTGAATCACGGCGGCTCGTCCGATACCGGTCGGCTACGCGTCCCGCCGTGCACGATGTTTGTACGCGCAAGGAACGGGCCGCTTGGCCGGCTCGTCCGCGCTTTCGCGATGCGGCCGGTAAAAGTCCACCGCGGTATGC
The Caballeronia sp. M1242 DNA segment above includes these coding regions:
- the ptsN gene encoding PTS IIA-like nitrogen regulatory protein PtsN translates to MRSYQATHQPANMNRLAKFLPIENVVLGLSVTSKKRVFEQAGLIFENQNGIARSIVTDNLFARERLGSTGLGEGVAIPHGRIKGLKQPLAAFVRLAEPVAFESPDGQPVSLLIFLLVPEQATQQHLEILSEIAQLLSDSEARERLHKEEDREALYQVLTQWQP
- the hpf gene encoding ribosome hibernation-promoting factor, HPF/YfiA family, which gives rise to MNLKISGHHLELTPALREFVITKLDRVLRHFDQVMDGNVVLSVDTHRDKDKRNKAEINLHLKGKDIFIESCDADMYAAIDLMVDKLDRQVIRHKDKIQGHAHEAAKYREEARGLEAPLP